In one window of Solanum pennellii chromosome 2, SPENNV200 DNA:
- the LOC107010915 gene encoding ninja-family protein 2-like → MATPKGKTSTNRSDEQEIDLNLTFGGIYNTGNSNGISVPQPFSQIIASVAKNPAFQWAIEIMRSEINNNSKIGKICLKFMNLLSNSMEKGKSILLPESNGEKPSNKVKNFDNVVTSMNTSDLLRTMPCGTTSGGIINGKLTEGILYSGGEEKRISIHCICHGMFYTTAEFVKHGGGKEVDDPMKFIKVVDDA, encoded by the exons ATGGCTACACCAAAGGGTAAAACTTCTACCAATAGAAGTGATGAACAAGAAATTGATCTCAATCTTACATTTGGTGGTATTTATAATACTGGAAATTCTAACGGAATTTCAGTGCCTCAACCGTTTTCACAAATTATTGCATCTGTTGCCAAAAATCCTGCTTTTCAGTGGGCTATTGAGATTATGAGATCTGAAATTAATAACAACTCAAAGATAGGGAAGATATGCCTGAAATTTATG AATCTGCTATCAAATTCAATGGAAAAGGGTAAGTCAATTCTCTTACCAGAAAGCAATGGAGAAAAGCCATCGAATAAA gttaagaatttTGATAATGTTGTAACTTCGATGAATACTAGTGATCTACTAAGGACTATGCCTTGTGGGACCACTTCTGGTGGTATCATAAATGGAAAGCTGACAGAAGGGATTCTCTATAGTGGTggagaagaaaagagaatttcAATACATTGTATTTGTCATGGAATGTTCTACACGACAGCTGAATTTGTGAAGCATGGCGGTGGGAAAGAGGTTGATGATCCcatgaaatttattaaagtAGTTGATGATGCTTAA